A DNA window from Undibacterium sp. YM2 contains the following coding sequences:
- a CDS encoding DUF4214 domain-containing protein, which yields MPSPSDAGQTTNFTLSGVTLLDALLHGIKWGGLNGAVVTYSFPWTAGESYFYGRNSSSSYTPDNEPGASHMALSLEQQNATKAAMQAWANVADIQFVQVADNNTSAGNIRVAWTSFADTTSTGDKAWGWAYRPSSVSPSGGDIWLSGNGNKTNTNWSVGSFNYSSLIHELGHALGLKHPFEGDVVLPTAFDTTQYSVMSYTEQANDMFRTITYDASGKPSFSFKYIVPETPMVLDIAAMQYAYGANNSYRTGDDAYTFDPNTPFLKTIWDAGGNDTISVANFTLGCMIDLSPGSYSDIRMVSAPNPPGYTGGTVPTYDGRQNLGIAYGAYIENAIGGAGNDTLYGNKLNNSFTGNGGNDAIDGDLGLDTAIYNGLHTNYSVSVKGGTAVVAAKSGNEGTDTLVNVERLHFTDENIALDINGIAGQAYRLYQAAFDRKPDLKGLGYWINDMDQGSSLTTVAAGFMLSAEFQKLYGTKPTNTVLVTNFYQNVLHRTPDQAGFNYWLDQLNTNKITAAGALASFCESAENQALVIGSIQNGIEYLVWPA from the coding sequence ATGCCATCACCCAGCGATGCAGGCCAGACCACCAACTTCACGCTATCCGGCGTCACTTTGCTTGATGCGCTGCTCCATGGTATTAAATGGGGTGGTTTGAATGGCGCAGTTGTTACCTATAGCTTCCCGTGGACTGCGGGTGAATCCTATTTTTATGGACGCAACAGTTCCAGCAGCTACACCCCGGACAATGAGCCGGGTGCCAGCCACATGGCGCTCAGCCTGGAACAGCAAAACGCCACCAAGGCTGCCATGCAGGCCTGGGCCAATGTCGCTGACATACAGTTTGTACAGGTTGCCGACAACAATACCAGCGCAGGAAATATCCGCGTTGCCTGGACTTCATTCGCGGATACTACATCAACAGGCGACAAGGCCTGGGGCTGGGCTTACAGGCCAAGCAGTGTCAGCCCTTCTGGCGGGGACATCTGGCTGTCTGGCAATGGCAATAAAACCAATACCAACTGGAGCGTGGGTTCATTCAATTATTCATCATTGATACATGAGCTTGGTCATGCGCTCGGGCTCAAGCATCCTTTCGAGGGCGACGTGGTCTTGCCCACCGCCTTTGATACGACACAATATTCCGTCATGTCTTACACGGAACAAGCCAATGACATGTTCAGGACCATTACTTATGATGCCTCGGGCAAGCCCTCGTTCAGTTTCAAGTACATCGTGCCAGAAACACCGATGGTACTGGATATCGCTGCCATGCAATATGCCTATGGTGCCAATAACAGTTACAGGACCGGTGACGATGCATATACCTTCGACCCGAATACCCCTTTCCTGAAAACCATCTGGGATGCTGGTGGCAATGACACGATTTCTGTCGCCAACTTTACTCTGGGATGCATGATTGACCTCAGCCCCGGCAGTTATTCTGACATACGCATGGTGTCCGCGCCCAATCCGCCTGGCTATACCGGTGGCACGGTACCAACTTACGATGGCAGGCAAAATCTCGGCATCGCCTATGGTGCCTATATAGAGAATGCGATAGGTGGTGCTGGCAATGACACTTTGTATGGCAACAAGCTCAACAACAGCTTTACCGGTAATGGCGGCAATGATGCAATCGATGGTGACCTGGGCCTCGATACCGCCATCTACAACGGGTTGCACACAAATTACAGTGTCAGCGTCAAAGGGGGCACCGCGGTAGTCGCTGCCAAGAGTGGCAATGAAGGCACGGATACCCTGGTCAACGTAGAACGCCTGCATTTCACCGATGAAAACATCGCCCTGGATATCAATGGCATTGCCGGGCAGGCTTACCGCCTTTACCAGGCGGCCTTTGACCGCAAGCCAGACTTGAAAGGCCTGGGTTACTGGATCAATGATATGGACCAGGGTTCCAGCCTGACGACGGTAGCAGCGGGCTTCATGTTGTCGGCTGAATTCCAGAAACTGTATGGCACTAAACCCACGAATACCGTGCTGGTCACCAATTTCTACCAGAATGTCTTGCACCGCACTCCAGATCAGGCTGGTTTCAATTACTGGCTGGACCAGCTCAATACCAATAAAATCACTGCCGCCGGTGCCCTCGCCAGCTTTTGTGAAAGCGCCGAAAACCAGGCTCTGGTCATAGGTTCTATACAAAATGGCATTGAATACCTGGTCTGGCCTGCATAA
- a CDS encoding SRPBCC family protein has product MIIAIVVLLFAAFLLYVVSLPDHFRVERSLAFQARPEQIFPLINDFHEWEAWSPWEKADPAVQRTYSGAAQGQGAVYAWKGNKDLGEGKMEILETRPHDYLRLQINFYKPFAAQNTIEFRLEEKDGSTVVSHAMFGPSNFMSKLMSLFFSMDKMVGGKFDEGLHSIKNIVEKN; this is encoded by the coding sequence ATGATCATTGCCATTGTAGTGCTTTTGTTCGCTGCCTTCTTATTGTATGTCGTCAGCCTGCCGGATCATTTTCGTGTCGAGCGATCTCTCGCATTCCAGGCCAGGCCTGAACAGATTTTCCCTCTGATTAATGATTTCCATGAATGGGAAGCCTGGTCTCCCTGGGAAAAAGCCGACCCGGCTGTGCAGCGCACCTATAGCGGTGCTGCACAGGGGCAGGGAGCGGTTTATGCGTGGAAGGGGAACAAAGACCTGGGCGAAGGCAAGATGGAAATCCTGGAAACCCGGCCTCATGACTACCTGCGCCTGCAAATCAACTTCTACAAACCATTTGCTGCGCAAAACACTATTGAGTTCCGCCTTGAAGAAAAAGATGGCAGCACGGTCGTCAGCCATGCCATGTTTGGTCCCAGCAACTTCATGTCCAAACTCATGAGTCTGTTTTTCAGCATGGATAAAATGGTGGGTGGCAAATTTGATGAGGGTCTGCATAGCATCAAAAATATCGTCGAAAAAAACTGA
- a CDS encoding GyrI-like domain-containing protein, with amino-acid sequence MSESNYQQRMLRVLQYIDSHLDEDLSVERLSAVAAFSKFHFHRQFSEYFGLAAFRYVQLLRLKKAMYELAFRSHKQVIHIALDNGYESSEAFSRAFKKSLGLSPAQFRKQPQWDNWQDSNSTLIQLREQHMPMTYQHSDVRIVTFPETRIAVLEHRGAPGLLPNSIQRFIAWRKLNKLPPSVSGTFNLIYDDPEQTPAADFRFDLAAAVTAPVAQNEHGIVNKTIPAGECAVIRHTGSDAELGNVVRFLYNSWLPQSERNLRDFPLFFQRISFFPDVPEHLMVTDIFLPLQ; translated from the coding sequence TTGAGTGAATCCAATTACCAACAGCGCATGCTGCGTGTGTTGCAGTACATCGATAGCCATCTGGATGAAGACTTGTCGGTGGAGCGTTTAAGTGCAGTTGCGGCTTTCTCAAAATTTCATTTTCACCGGCAGTTTTCTGAATATTTTGGTCTGGCGGCATTTCGTTATGTGCAGCTATTGAGACTTAAAAAAGCCATGTATGAACTGGCATTTCGTAGCCATAAACAGGTGATTCATATCGCCCTGGATAATGGCTATGAAAGCAGTGAAGCTTTTTCCCGCGCTTTTAAAAAAAGCCTGGGACTGAGCCCGGCACAATTCAGGAAACAGCCTCAGTGGGACAACTGGCAAGACAGCAATTCAACCTTGATCCAATTGAGAGAACAGCATATGCCCATGACTTATCAACACAGCGATGTACGCATCGTTACCTTCCCTGAAACCCGTATCGCCGTGCTGGAACACCGCGGCGCGCCCGGCTTGCTGCCCAACAGCATCCAGCGCTTCATTGCCTGGCGCAAGCTTAATAAACTGCCGCCCAGCGTCAGTGGGACATTTAATCTTATCTATGACGACCCTGAGCAAACACCCGCTGCCGATTTTCGCTTTGACCTGGCAGCAGCAGTCACTGCGCCAGTAGCACAGAATGAACATGGCATCGTCAACAAGACTATCCCCGCCGGTGAATGTGCGGTAATAAGGCACACCGGCAGTGATGCTGAACTGGGAAACGTCGTGCGCTTTTTGTATAACAGCTGGCTGCCACAAAGCGAGCGCAATTTGCGCGACTTTCCCCTGTTCTTCCAGCGCATCAGCTTCTTCCCTGACGTGCCTGAACACCTGATGGTGACGGACATCTTCCTGCCTTTGCAATAA